The window GCGATACGAAAAGGCTTACGCATTGTTGGCCGCTTTCGCCGCTCCACTGGTTTTGTCGGTGCACACGATCGTGTCCTTTGACTTCGCGGTTTCGCAGGTTCCCGGTTGGCACACAACGATCTTCCCTCCTTACTTTGTCGCCGGTGCAATTTTCTCCGGTTTCGCGATGGTGATCACGCTGATGGTCCCCGCTCGCTCGATCTTTAACATTGAAAAACTGATCACGATCCGGCACTTGGAAAACATGTGCAAGATCATCCTGACCACCGGTCTGATCGTCGGTTTGGCATACGGGACCGAGTTCTTCATCGCTTGGTTCGGCCAAGTCCCGGAAGAGAAATTCGCGTTCGTCAACCGAGCCTTTGGTCCGTATTGGTGGGCGTATTGGACGATGATCACCTGCAATGTGATCTCGCCCAATATCTTCTGGTCAAAGAAGGCACGCACGACACCTTGGATCATGTTCGTTGTCTCGATCTTCGTGAACATCGGAATGTGGTTCGAACGCTTCGTGATCACGATCACCAGTCTTTCACGTGACTACTTGCCCAGTGCTTGGGCGTACTTCAGCCCAACGTGGGTCGATTGGTGCATGTTGATTGGCTCGTTTGGATTGTTCTTCACCCTGTTCCTGTTGTTCTGCCGATTGATGCCAATCATCAACATGGCGGAAACCAAGGCGACACTCGCCAAAGAATTGCACATGGCTCACGCCGACCATTCGCACGAGGGCGACCACTGAGTTTGTCCGTCGCGACTTTCGCGATTGACACCTCTTTGACGTGCTGAATCCTGATCACTGAAAACTGTTCATTGAAATTTTCCCATGACTGAATCCCAACCCATACCGCAGACGGTCGCCGACGACAAAAAGGTCCACGGTGTCGTCGCTGAATTCACGGATGTCGATTCGCTGTTGGCAGCATGTCGTCGTGTTCGCGACGCGGGCTACACGAAAGCGGATGCGTTCACGCCGTTCCCGGTTCACGGGATCGACACGGCGCTTGGGATCAAACCAACCGTTTTGCCATGGATCTCTTTGGCAGCTGGTTTGACCGGAACCACGATCGCACTTTTGATGCAGATCAGCTTGAACGGTCAAACCGACTTGTTCGAGGGAATTCAGTACCCATACATCATCTCGGGCAAGCCCTTCATCTCGTTGCCGGCCTTCATTCCGGTCACCTTTGAGTTGACGATTTTGCTCGCGTCGTTCGGAACGTTCTTCGGCATGTGGGCTCTGAACGGTTTGCCACGGTTCAGCAACCCGATGTTCACCAGTCCGCGCTTTGATCGTGTGACCGACGACACGTTCTTCTTGTTTCTGGATGCCAAGGATTCGCGATTTGACGAAGCCGGGGCCAAAGCATTGCTGGGGGAACTCGGCGGTGAATTTGTCGAACCGGTGTTGGAAGACGATTCGTCCAAGGTCATTCCAAAGGGTTTGTTGATCGCATTGGCAACTGTGATTTGCCTCTCGTCGATTCCTGCGTTGGCTGTGTTGCGTATGCGAGTGACCAAAAGTAGTTCGCCTCGTTTCCACATCTTCCCCGACATGGACTTCTCTCCTTCGAAAGACGCACAGCAAACGACGACATTGTTTGCAGATGGTCGTGCCATGCGTCCAGATGTTCCAGGAACGGTTCGCCGAGGTGAGATGGATTGGGACTTGAATTTCAAGACCGGCATCGACATGGACGAACTGGCCAGCATCGATCCTCCTCGCGCGGCTCAGTTGGTTGCCATGCAATCCGATGTTGCCGTGGACGACGAAGATGAAGTGGTTTCGGAAGCTGACGTCGATGCACCAGCAGAAGACCAAGACGGTGAAGCGGCCGATGCATCTGAGCCTACCGCTGAAGAGAGTGCCGCTAGTGAAACGGCTGACAACACACCTTGGTTGAGCGAGAACCCGCTTGAGCTGAGCGAAGAAGCTTTGGCTCGCGGCCAACAACAATTCAATATTTACTGCTCGGTTTGCCACGGCATGAACGGTCGCGGAAACGGATTGGTCAATCGTCGTGCTCAGAAAATCTTGGCGACGACCTGGACACCACCATCGAACATGCACGACCCAACGCTGTACGCGGACGTTTATCCCGACGGCAAGTTGTTCAGCACGATCACCAACGGTGTTCGCAAGATGCCGGGTTACGCGTCGCAAATCAAAGCAAAAGATCGTTGGGCCATCGTCGCCTACGTGCGGGCGTTGCAGGCCAGCCAAAACGCAACGTTGGAAGATGTTCCTGGATCCGAGCGTTCAAAAATCGAAAAAGAACAGGCCGAAGTTCAGGCTCAATTGAAAGCCGCTGCGGAAGCCGAAGCAGCCAAGGCGGCAGAAGCTGCCAACGCCGAATAGTTCGTTCCAGTGATCGGCGGGCGGTTCACCGCTCTTGCCGAGAACTAGGAACGTCCGACGCCGGACTAACCGGCAACGAAAACAGTCATTTCATCACTTAGTCTCAGCCCTCACATTTCCCATGTCACACAAAGCGGTCGCTATCAAGCCTGCCGATGACCCGGCATTCCAACTTCCCGCCTCTTTGGCCGGGTTGTCGCTGCCCATGATCATCGGTGGCATCGTGGCACTGGTCGGCGGTGCGTTCTTCTCCAACTCTGCCATTGGCGGCCGATTTGGGATGTCATCGTACTTGGTGGCTTACATGTACTGCCTGACCCTCGCGATTGGGTCGCTGTTCTTCGTCTTGATCCAGCACCTCACTCGTGCGGGTTGGAGCGTTGTGGTTCGACGAGTTGCTGAGCTGATGATGATCATGGTCATCCCACTAGCACTGCTCTTCATCCCCATCGCGGTCTCGGCTTACACCGGATCGTTGTACGTTTGGTCGCTCGAAGGCTACCAAGCTGATCACGGGATCCCCTCGGCAATCTGGAAACAAAAAGAACTTTGGTTGAACCCCAACTGGTTCGTCGTGCGTTCTCTGATTTACCTGACTGTCTGGTGCGGAATCGCGGCCTGGTATTACCGCGGTAGTCAGCGTCAGGACGAAACCGGCGAAATCACGATCACCGAAAAACTGCAAGCTCGCAGTGGCCCCGCGGTCATCGCATTCTCGTTCTGCACGTCATTTGCGGCGTTCGATTGGGTGATGAGCCTCGCACCAATGTGGTTCTCGACCATGTTCGGCGTTTACATCTTTACTGGCAGCATTTTGTCCGCTCACTGTGCAATTTGCCTGTTCAGCTTTTTGCTGCAGCGTGCCGGTGCGATGCGAGATGAAGTCACGGTCGAGCACTACCACGACCTGGGCAAACTCATCTTCGGATTCATTTGCTTCTGGGGATACATCTCGTTCAGCCAATACATGCTGATCTGGTACGCCAACATTCCGGAAGAAACGCACTGGTTCTACACCCGTTCGACCGATGGATGGTTCAACGTTTCGGTCCTGCTGATGGTCCTTCACTGGGGACTACCGTTCGCAGGCACGATGAGCCGCCACGTCCGTCGTCGCCCTTGGTTGATCACAAGCTGGGCCGCCTACATCCTGGTTTTGCACCTGGTTGACCTGTACTGGATCATCATGCCCGAAGCCGGCATGGGGCTCGGTGGAGCCACCGGGATCATCGCGACGCTGGTCTGCGTGATCGGAATGGCCGCATTGATGTTGGGCCTGATGCTCAAATTAGCCGCTGGAACACGTGTTGTTGCTGTTCGCGACCCTCGATTGGGTGAGTCGCTGGCATTCGAAAATTTCTAAACCGTTCTGCGTTTTGCGGCAATTTGCCGCTGGTCGGACACCACCCATCTCCTTTCTACTGAATCCTTACTCATGGCAGCCTACGACGACCTCAATGTCAAACGAATCGCGGTCATTAGCGTGATCTCGATCTTGGTCACTGCGGTTACCGTGTTAGCGGTCCAGGTCCTGTATTTCGCGATGGCGGACATTGTCGATGGACGCAAGGTTCAATCGGCTTCGTACACGCGGCAAAATGCGGTGCTGGCGGAGCAATCCGACGAAATTTCGCGTTATGGCGTGGATCCAGATACCGGGAATGTGACTGTGCCCGTTGAAGACGCAATGAAAAAAATGGTGAAGGAAGCTGGCTCACACGACGAAGCCTGAGATTTCCGAACCTTCCACTGATCACACGAAAACCACTTTGATGAAAACGTACTCCTCCAGCCGAATGACCAGCCTCTTGCCAGCGGCAAGTTGGGTGTTCGTGGTTGCATGGTTGGTGCTTTTCGTCGGTGGCGAATCGAAAACCTGGGCTCAACCCAGCACACGTGCGGACGACCAAGGTGCCGATGTTCTGTTGAACGACGGTATCCCGAAGGGAGTCGAGAACGTGACGGTCGAGCAGCGATTGGGCAACCAATTGCCCGGCGATATGAAGCTGGTCGATTCGATGGGGCGTAAGTTGACGCTGAGTCACTACTTGGACGGCAAGCGGTCGTTGATTTTGACGCTGAACTACAGCAATTGCCCGATGTTGTGCAATGTGCAGCTCAATCAATTGGCTCAGTCGCTCGACAAGATGGACGATTTGAAGATCGGTGAGGACTTCCAGTTGCTCAGCGTTAGCATTGATCCGACTGAAACCGATCAACGCCTTCGCGATACCAAGCAGCGTTATGTCGAACAGGT of the Rhodopirellula baltica SH 1 genome contains:
- a CDS encoding quinol:electron acceptor oxidoreductase subunit ActD, translated to MTESQPIPQTVADDKKVHGVVAEFTDVDSLLAACRRVRDAGYTKADAFTPFPVHGIDTALGIKPTVLPWISLAAGLTGTTIALLMQISLNGQTDLFEGIQYPYIISGKPFISLPAFIPVTFELTILLASFGTFFGMWALNGLPRFSNPMFTSPRFDRVTDDTFFLFLDAKDSRFDEAGAKALLGELGGEFVEPVLEDDSSKVIPKGLLIALATVICLSSIPALAVLRMRVTKSSSPRFHIFPDMDFSPSKDAQQTTTLFADGRAMRPDVPGTVRRGEMDWDLNFKTGIDMDELASIDPPRAAQLVAMQSDVAVDDEDEVVSEADVDAPAEDQDGEAADASEPTAEESAASETADNTPWLSENPLELSEEALARGQQQFNIYCSVCHGMNGRGNGLVNRRAQKILATTWTPPSNMHDPTLYADVYPDGKLFSTITNGVRKMPGYASQIKAKDRWAIVAYVRALQASQNATLEDVPGSERSKIEKEQAEVQAQLKAAAEAEAAKAAEAANAE
- the nrfD gene encoding NrfD/PsrC family molybdoenzyme membrane anchor subunit gives rise to the protein MSLAIPNGLDNSNDRPGQRAPLVLGDTNYHSITEAVCKIAEQPPSRAWVIGFLVSVHLATMLGLCIAYLIYTGVGVWGNRAPIFWGWPIVNFVFWVGIGHAGTLISAILYLFRQEWRTSINRTAEAMTIFAVVCAGTFPGIHVGRAWLAFWLAPYPSLNLWMWPQFRSPLLWDVFAVSTYATVSLLFWYMGMVPDLATFRDRSKNPFRRAAYGVLALGWSGSSRHWMRYEKAYALLAAFAAPLVLSVHTIVSFDFAVSQVPGWHTTIFPPYFVAGAIFSGFAMVITLMVPARSIFNIEKLITIRHLENMCKIILTTGLIVGLAYGTEFFIAWFGQVPEEKFAFVNRAFGPYWWAYWTMITCNVISPNIFWSKKARTTPWIMFVVSIFVNIGMWFERFVITITSLSRDYLPSAWAYFSPTWVDWCMLIGSFGLFFTLFLLFCRLMPIINMAETKATLAKELHMAHADHSHEGDH